The Paenibacillus dendritiformis region CCATTCATCCTGATATCGCCTTCTTTTGTTAAAAAGTCTTCTCTCGTGCCGTTCATGCCGGTTCCTGCGCTCAGTACACTTTCGTATCGAGCGTATAGCCTTCCAGATTCTCCTTCACGCGCTGCAGGAAGCGGCCGCAGATGACGCCGTCCAAAATGCGGTGATCGAGCGATAAGCACATGTTCGCCATCGAGCGGACCGCGATCATGTCGTTGATGACGACCGGCTTCTTGACGATCGACTCGAACGTCAGAATCGCCGCCTGCGGATAGTTGATTATCGGGTAGGACAGAATCGAGCCGAACGAGCCCGTATTGTTCACGGTGAAGGTTCCGCCCTGCATATCATCGGGTCTGAGCCGTCCTTCGCGCGTTTTGCGCGCCAACTCGTCGATTTCCCGGGCGAGGCCCGCAATGTTCTTCTGATCCGCATGCTTGATGACCGGCGTCAGCACCGAGTCTTCCGTGCCGACCGCCAGCGACAGATTGATGTCCCGCTTGACGATAATCTTGTCGACAGCCCAGACCGAGTTCATGATCGGATAATCCTTAATCGCGTTGACGACCGCCTTGAGCACGAAGGCGAGATAGGTCAGATTGAAGCCTTCCTTGCGCATGAACTCGTCCTTGACCTTGTTGCGCAGCAGCACGAGATTCGTCACGTCGACTTCAATCATCGTCCACGCATGCGGAATCTCGGAGACGCTTTGCCGCATCCGGCTCGCAATCGTATGGCGGATAGGCGTCACGTCAATGAACGTCTCTCCGCGGCCGGCTTCCTCTACTTCGATGGTCGGTATGCGCGGCGAATCCGCCAGATGGAGCCCCGAATGGCGCACCGGCACCTGAGCCGCATCCGGCAGCGGCTCCGAAGCTGCGTTAGGGGCCGGAGTTCCGGCCTGGCCCGCCGGCGATGAGGCTGCTTGGCGAAGCGTCTGCCCGCCCGCACCTGCTCCAGCGCCTGCGGCAGTCGCTCCCGACTCGACGGCCGCCTGCACGTCCTTCCGCGTAATCCGGCCGCCTAAGCCGGAGCCCTTCAAGCGGGTCAGATCGATGCCATGCTCCGACGCCAAGCGTTGGACGGCAGGCGAGTAGCGCCCGCTCATATCTTGCCCGGCGGAAGCAGGCGCCGGGACGCTGCCCTGCGCGGCGGCAGGCTTGTTCGCCTGCCCTGCGTCCGCCGGAACCGCAGCCGCTTCCGTGCGGACGCGGCAGATAACGGCGCCGACGGCTACGGTCTCGCCCTCTTGCGCGATAATCTGTTCCATGACGCCCGCTTCGGTAGCCGGCAGTTCAGCAACGACTTTATCGGTAATGACTTCACAGATTGGCTCATACGCCTCGAACGAGTCTCCGGGCTTCTTCAGCCATTTGCCGATCGTAGCCTGCACAAGCGATTCGGCCAACTGCGGCATCGTGATTTCTTTCCCATTAACATCAGACATTGATTTTCACTCCCGTTCTTGACAACCGGCCGGACCCTGCGAATCTGCGGCATGCTTGAGCACAGTGCCGGCGTTCCGCCTGTCCGGCCGCTTCCCGTCCTTAGAACAACGCCAGCTCGCGCATGGCATCCTTGACCTTATCCTTGTTCAACATAAAGAACTTCTCGAGCGGAGGGCTGTACGGTCCTGCCGGAATATCCGGGCTGCACAGTCTCTTGATCGGCGCGTCCAGATCGAACAGCAGCTCTTCCGCAATAATGGCGGAGACCTCCGCGCCGATACCTCCCGACTTGTTGTCTTCATGAATGATCAACACTTTGCCCGTCTTCGCCGCCGCTTCGAGAATCGCTTCCCGATCCAGCGGTTGAATCGTGCGCAGATCAAGAATATGCGCGCTGATCCCTTCCTTGGCCAGCTCATCCGCAGCTTGCATCGACATATGGACCGGCAGGCTGTAGGTGATGACGGTAATATCCGTTCCTTCGCGCACGACATTCGCTTGTCCAATCGGAACGACATAATCGCCTTCCGGCACTTCCCCGCTAATCATGCGATAGCATTTCTTATTCTCGAAATATAATACCGGGTCCGGGTCGCGGATAGCCGCAATGAGCAGACCCTTCGCGTCATAAGGCGTGGCCGGAGCGACGATCTTCAATCCGGGCGTGCCGAAAAAGACCGATTCGGGACATTGTGAATGGTACAGTCCGCCAGCCACCCCGCCCCCAATCGGGGCGCGAATGACAAGCGGACAGGACCAGTCATTGTTGGAGCGGTAGCGGATTCTCGCCGCTTCGCTGATAATCTGGTTCGTCGCCGGGAACATGAAGTCCGAATACTGCATTTCTGCGATCGGCTTCATCCCGACCATCGCGGCGCCGATCGCGACGCCCGCGATCGCGGATTCGGCCAGCGGCGTATCGAGCGAGCGCGCTTCGCCGAATTGCTCATACAGCCCCTTCGTCGTCGTGAACACGCCGCCCTTGAGCCCGACATCCTCGCCAAGCACGAATACGTCGGCATCCCGTTCCATCTCTTCCTTCATTGCCGTTCGTATTGCGTCAATATAATCGATTACCGCCATGTGCCTGCTTCCTCCTCCGCATAGACGTGCCGCAGCGCCTCTTCTCCAGCCGGGAAGGCAGCCTGCTCGGCGTACGCGATATCGCGATCCACCATCGATTTGATGTCCGCGATGAGCTGCGCGTCCTCTTCCTCTGACCAGAGGCCGCATTCCATCAAATACGCCTTGTAGCGAGGCAGCGCATCGTTCTTCCAGTTCATCTCCACTTCTTCCTTCGACCGGTATACCATATCATTGTCCGAAGTCGAATGCGGAGCCAACCGGTACATCACCGCCTCGATAAGAGTAGGCCCTTCGCCCCGAAGCGCCCGCTCGCGTGCTTCCTTGACGGTGCGATACACCTCCAGCACATCGCAGCCGTCGATGCGTACCCCAGGGAAGCCATAGCCCAGCGCCCGGTCGCTGATGCGTCCCGCCACCTGCTTGTCCAGAGGGACGGAGATGGCATACTGGTTATTCTCCACCATCACGATCATCGGCAGCTTATGCACGCCCGCGAAGTTGCACCCCTCATGGAAATCCCCCTGGTTGCTCGAGCCGTCGCCCAGCGTGACGAAGGAGACCGCTTCTTCGTTGCGCATTTTCGCCGCCAGCGCAATGCCTACGGCATGCGGCACTTGCGTCGCCACCGGACTGGATCCGGTGACGATGCGAAGTCGCTTGCAGCCGAAATGGCCCGGCATCTGCCGGCCGCCGCTGTTCGGATCCTCGGCCTTGGCAAAAATGGCCAGCATCAATTCTCTTATCGTCATACCGACGGACAGGACGAATCCGTAATCGCGGTAATAGGGTAAAAAATAGTCTTTCTCCTTATCCAATGCAAATGCCGCACCGATCTGGGCAGCTTCCTGACCGATACCGGATACGTGAAAATTGATTTTTCCCGCCCGCTGCAGCAGCAGCGCCCGTTCATCGTACATGCGGGCAAGCCGCATCTTCCGGTACATGTCAACCGCCTGTTCATCCGAGAGTCCGAGGGACTCATGCCTCGTCTTCTGACGAGTATTCACTTCCGGCGTCATGAAGCAGACCTCCTTATTCATTCAAGTCTGTCGCAAGTATAATACCAGGTACTAAGACTTGACTCTAAACTTATTATACTCTCATCGTTCTGAAAAAGAAAACATCAGCTAAAGTCAGGTTCCGCTTCCGGATGCGTCAGATATGAATCGCTTTGCCTTCTACGGCCAGCATCGCTTCGGTCAATATCTCGGAGAGCGACGGATGCGGCCGGATGACCTGCCCCATCTCCCACGCGGTCGCATCCAGCAGCATGGCTGCCGAAGCTTCCCCGATCAGCTCGGTCGCATGGGGCCCGACAATATGAACGCCGAGCAGATCGCGGGACCGGGCATCCGCAATCACCTTCGCGAACCCTTCCGGTTCGCCGTGCACCAGTGACTTGCCGACCGCATGCAGCGGCACGCGGCTGACCTTCACGTCATAGCCTGCGGCTCTCGCTTCCTGCTCCGTCCAGCCGATTGAGGCCGCTTCCGGACGGGAGTAGATCGCGCGCGGAATGTTCCGCGAGTCATAACCAACCGACGTATCGCCGCACAGATGGCGCACGGCGGTCAGACCTTCGGCTGCAGCGGCATGAGCCAGTTGCAGGCCGCCGATCACGTCGCCAATCGCATAAATATGGGACTCGTTCGTCTGCATCCACTCGTTGACGCGGATGAACCCTTTCTCCGTTTCCAGGCCGACATTTTCCAAGCCGATATTCTCGATATTAGCCTGTCTTCCTATAGATACGAGCAGCTTGTCCGCATTTATGCTTACGCTCTCCCCGTTTTCCTCAATAATGAGATGAACTTCTCCCCGCTCTTCATCCTTATGTACCGCTTCCGGCTGAAGCGCCGCCTTCGTATGGAAGCGGACGCCCCGCTTCGCCAATTGCCGCTGGAGCTCACGCGCCGTCTCTTCCTCTTCCATCGGGACAATGCGCTCCCCCGCTTCGATGACATCGACCTCCACGCCGAAGTCGGCAAGCATCGATGCCCATTCGACGCCGATGACGCCGCCGCCCAATATGGCAACGCGCGCCGGAAGCTTCTCCCATTCCAACGCCTGATCCGTCGTAACGATGAGGTCTCCATCGGCGTCCAGTCCCGGCAGCATCCGCGGACGGGATCCGGTCGCGATAATGAGATGCTTCGGCACGATCGTATCGGCCTCCTTATCCGGGTATTCAACCGCCACCGAACCGCTCTTCGGGGAAAAAATCGACGGCCCCATGACCCGTCCGGTGCCATGAATCACTTCAATCGCATGCTTCCGCATCAGCATCGAGACCCCTTGATGCAGCTTCTCGACAACGTCCCGTTTGCGGGCCTGGACATGGTCAAAGCGCAGCTTCACGCCCTCGACCTCGATGCCGTAGGCCGAACCGTTCACCGCTTGCTGATACACTTCCGCGCTGCGCAGGAGCGCCTTGCTCGGAATGCACCCGCGGTGCAGGCAGGTTCCGCCCAGCTTCTCCCGTTCAATGACGACGACCGATTTCCCCGCTTGCGCCGCCGCGATGGCCGCGACATATCCGCCCGTTCCTCCGCCCAAAATGGCTACATCGACTTGCTTTGTCATACCAAGCACTCCTTTTTATCGTCCGAATCCATTGGTTCTATTGTACTCCCTTTTTCCGGCACCGCCAAACCTGAATCTGTCAACCGCCCTCGCCCCAAGGGCGCGATCTGATTAGACAATCCCCCGATTTCAAGGTAAGATAAAACATAGTTAATGATGAATGATGAACATATTCCGACAGGTGATCTATTCATGAGACAGGATACGCATGTGATAACCCGCTTTATTGCCATCTTGCTGCTCGTCATTCCGGGCCTTCTTGCGACCTTCGGCTTTTTGACGATGAAGAACGTCATCTTCGATTACATCGCCGACCATGGGAATGACAGTCTCGCCGCCCCTTCCTTCGGCTGGCTTCCTTTCCTTGGCGGCTTCGTCATGTTCGCCATCGGAGTCGCCTTTATCGGCGGTTGGGTGTTCTACCGCGACCGCAAGCGGAATTACGTCGCCCCCCGCTTCCGCAAGAAGAAGGGGCCGCGGCCGGCCTCGTTCAAGCCCATGATCGATCAGCAGGCCAGTGCCCGCGATGGTTCGTCTTCCGAACCTCCGGCCTCGTCATAGCACAAAACGGTCTCCCCGCCCTTCCGGACGGTTGGAGACCGTTTTTGCTTTTCCTCTTATTTATCGGACCGGTCTTGATCCAGCTTGGCGCGCAGCCGCGCCAGTTCCCGCTCTACCTGCTCCTCCCGGCTCCATTGCTTCGCCTCGTCTTCTGCGGCCTTCTCTTCCTGCTCCGCCCCTGCATCGGGCCCGCCCGATGCAGCAGAGGCACCATGTTGAGGATCGGGTATCTCGTCCACAGATAGCTCCTCCTGCGGCTCCGCCACAGCATCCGCCCGAATAATAAGCTGCGATCCATCCTGGAACTCCATCGTACGGCGGACGGGAGGATTCTCTTCTGCATCCTCCCTCGTCTCTTCCGGAACGGCCGATCCCGCGTAAGGCAGCATCCGGTCCGGTATCGTGATGGCGTTGCGGGTTCCGCTCATCTTTTCATAGAAGAGACGCTTATCCCGCCGGAAAATATGCAGCAGCACATGCAGACCCACGAACGCATTGAAGACGAGCCATAAAATGATGACAATCGGCGCGAACCCGCCCAATTCGGCGAGATAACCGGAATTCAACACGTAGAAAAATACATAATTGATCCCGCCGATACCGAAATACAGCAAGCCGTACCGGATGAGCAGACCTTTGAAAGAAAGCTTGTTCGTCCGCTCCGGATCCGCCGCCAAGCGGTCATCGATCAGATGAATGCGCGTCACCCATTTGCCGAATGTCTTCCCTTCGGTCCACAGCGGCATCAGAATGAAATAGACGAAAATCGTTATCGCCAGCACCCATCCATTGGACTCCAAGTAGTTCAGGAAGTGATCGACGTCATTCCCGTTGGCCGCCACCATGAAAATGGCGATAATCCAGTAAATAAATCCGATGCACAAATAGTCGAGCCAGAGGGCAATCGCCCGGCGAATGAAGCCAACCGGCCTGCGCGTCAGATCCACGTCCGCATCCAATTTGCTGCTATGCGGCAGGAAATACGTAATCAAGGGAGCCAGCACAAATCCAAGCATCCCGCCGACCGTATTGAGCATCAAATCATCGACATCGAACAGCCGGTATGGGCACGCATAGATCCCGTATAAGCCCGTGCGCTGCGTCGTCTCGAAAAAGAGAGACACAACAAAGGCGATAATCGTCGTCGCCAAGAACGATTTTCGGAAATAA contains the following coding sequences:
- a CDS encoding DUF2627 domain-containing protein, giving the protein MRQDTHVITRFIAILLLVIPGLLATFGFLTMKNVIFDYIADHGNDSLAAPSFGWLPFLGGFVMFAIGVAFIGGWVFYRDRKRNYVAPRFRKKKGPRPASFKPMIDQQASARDGSSSEPPASS
- a CDS encoding alpha-ketoacid dehydrogenase subunit beta translates to MAVIDYIDAIRTAMKEEMERDADVFVLGEDVGLKGGVFTTTKGLYEQFGEARSLDTPLAESAIAGVAIGAAMVGMKPIAEMQYSDFMFPATNQIISEAARIRYRSNNDWSCPLVIRAPIGGGVAGGLYHSQCPESVFFGTPGLKIVAPATPYDAKGLLIAAIRDPDPVLYFENKKCYRMISGEVPEGDYVVPIGQANVVREGTDITVITYSLPVHMSMQAADELAKEGISAHILDLRTIQPLDREAILEAAAKTGKVLIIHEDNKSGGIGAEVSAIIAEELLFDLDAPIKRLCSPDIPAGPYSPPLEKFFMLNKDKVKDAMRELALF
- a CDS encoding thiamine pyrophosphate-dependent dehydrogenase E1 component subunit alpha, translated to MTPEVNTRQKTRHESLGLSDEQAVDMYRKMRLARMYDERALLLQRAGKINFHVSGIGQEAAQIGAAFALDKEKDYFLPYYRDYGFVLSVGMTIRELMLAIFAKAEDPNSGGRQMPGHFGCKRLRIVTGSSPVATQVPHAVGIALAAKMRNEEAVSFVTLGDGSSNQGDFHEGCNFAGVHKLPMIVMVENNQYAISVPLDKQVAGRISDRALGYGFPGVRIDGCDVLEVYRTVKEARERALRGEGPTLIEAVMYRLAPHSTSDNDMVYRSKEEVEMNWKNDALPRYKAYLMECGLWSEEEDAQLIADIKSMVDRDIAYAEQAAFPAGEEALRHVYAEEEAGTWR
- a CDS encoding VanZ family protein, coding for MNAYLFPIKIALITFPIAAFFLTLPFLIVQYRKYGYVNKVRSFVLYSMLLYFISAYYLVILPLPANRDNCVPGGSGVFSQWIPFTFIRDIMKETNVVWSQPSTYVTILGERAFWQAAFNVALTLPLGVYLRYYFRKSFLATTIIAFVVSLFFETTQRTGLYGIYACPYRLFDVDDLMLNTVGGMLGFVLAPLITYFLPHSSKLDADVDLTRRPVGFIRRAIALWLDYLCIGFIYWIIAIFMVAANGNDVDHFLNYLESNGWVLAITIFVYFILMPLWTEGKTFGKWVTRIHLIDDRLAADPERTNKLSFKGLLIRYGLLYFGIGGINYVFFYVLNSGYLAELGGFAPIVIILWLVFNAFVGLHVLLHIFRRDKRLFYEKMSGTRNAITIPDRMLPYAGSAVPEETREDAEENPPVRRTMEFQDGSQLIIRADAVAEPQEELSVDEIPDPQHGASAASGGPDAGAEQEEKAAEDEAKQWSREEQVERELARLRAKLDQDRSDK
- a CDS encoding dihydrolipoamide acetyltransferase family protein; protein product: MSDVNGKEITMPQLAESLVQATIGKWLKKPGDSFEAYEPICEVITDKVVAELPATEAGVMEQIIAQEGETVAVGAVICRVRTEAAAVPADAGQANKPAAAQGSVPAPASAGQDMSGRYSPAVQRLASEHGIDLTRLKGSGLGGRITRKDVQAAVESGATAAGAGAGAGGQTLRQAASSPAGQAGTPAPNAASEPLPDAAQVPVRHSGLHLADSPRIPTIEVEEAGRGETFIDVTPIRHTIASRMRQSVSEIPHAWTMIEVDVTNLVLLRNKVKDEFMRKEGFNLTYLAFVLKAVVNAIKDYPIMNSVWAVDKIIVKRDINLSLAVGTEDSVLTPVIKHADQKNIAGLAREIDELARKTREGRLRPDDMQGGTFTVNNTGSFGSILSYPIINYPQAAILTFESIVKKPVVINDMIAVRSMANMCLSLDHRILDGVICGRFLQRVKENLEGYTLDTKVY
- the lpdA gene encoding dihydrolipoyl dehydrogenase, yielding MTKQVDVAILGGGTGGYVAAIAAAQAGKSVVVIEREKLGGTCLHRGCIPSKALLRSAEVYQQAVNGSAYGIEVEGVKLRFDHVQARKRDVVEKLHQGVSMLMRKHAIEVIHGTGRVMGPSIFSPKSGSVAVEYPDKEADTIVPKHLIIATGSRPRMLPGLDADGDLIVTTDQALEWEKLPARVAILGGGVIGVEWASMLADFGVEVDVIEAGERIVPMEEEETARELQRQLAKRGVRFHTKAALQPEAVHKDEERGEVHLIIEENGESVSINADKLLVSIGRQANIENIGLENVGLETEKGFIRVNEWMQTNESHIYAIGDVIGGLQLAHAAAAEGLTAVRHLCGDTSVGYDSRNIPRAIYSRPEAASIGWTEQEARAAGYDVKVSRVPLHAVGKSLVHGEPEGFAKVIADARSRDLLGVHIVGPHATELIGEASAAMLLDATAWEMGQVIRPHPSLSEILTEAMLAVEGKAIHI